DNA sequence from the Nicotiana tomentosiformis chromosome 3, ASM39032v3, whole genome shotgun sequence genome:
ttgagTCTGAACTActaaagaaattcggagaaactttatcaaagggggcgatgatatggtaccataatttaccacctaactccattgattcttttgccatgctcgcAGATTCCTTTGTCAAAGCGCACGccggagcgataaaggtcgagactagaaagtcggacctcttcaaagtaaaacagaaagacaacgagatgctcggagagttcgtatctcggttccaaatgGAGCGCATGGATCTGCCCCCAGTCACCGGCGATTGGGCCgctcaggctttcactcaaggcctaaaCATACGAAGTTCGGTAGCCTCACAACAATTGAAGCACaacttgatcgaatatccagTCGTAACCTGGGCCGACGTGTATAATCGGTACCggtcaaagattagggtcgaggatgaccagttGGAGACTctttccgggtccgtttatccaaacaggaccatcgacagagttaaaagggatattgatcgggaaccacggtcaaacagagatcgatatcagccatacggTGGAGATCGGAGAAACAGCAGGCCTGGACGCAACTACGGTCGAACTGATAGAAGaaatgatcgaggacagagctctcgagggctcatgagtaaaAGAGGTTTCGATAGAAATGTCGAACCCAGAGAAGCACCACgcctatcggaatacaactttaacattgatgcatcagctattgtatcggccattgggcgcatcaaagacaccaagcgGCCCCGACCTCTACAGATTGATCCGGCCTagagaaatcctaatcaaatgtgcaaatatcatggcacccatggtcatagAACATAAGATTGCAGACAACTGatggaggaggtagcccgtttgttcaactaagggcatcttcgagaattcttaagcgatcgggctaaaaaccatttcaagaACAGAGATTCAAACAAACAGAATGAGCAAGAAGATCCGCAACACGTGATCCACATGATTGTTGGAGGGGTCGATATTTCTTAGGGGGTCGTATTCAAACg
Encoded proteins:
- the LOC138908268 gene encoding uncharacterized protein, yielding MPEIPKYNGTIDPNKHVTSYTCAIKGNDLEDDEIESELLKKFGETLSKGAMIWYHNLPPNSIDSFAMLADSFVKAHAGAIKVETRKSDLFKVKQKDNEMLGEFVSRFQMERMDLPPVTGDWAAQAFTQGLNIRSSVASQQLKHNLIEYPVVTWADVYNRYRSKIRVEDDQLETLSGSVYPNRTIDRVKRDIDREPRSNRDRYQPYGGDRRNSRPGRNYGRTDRRNDRGQSSRGLMSKRGFDRNVEPREAPRLSEYNFNIDASAIVSAIGRIKDTKRPRPLQIDPA